In Colletotrichum higginsianum IMI 349063 chromosome 1, whole genome shotgun sequence, one genomic interval encodes:
- a CDS encoding Fungal specific transcription factor domain containing protein — MPPSRPTARCCRAVQQQIRTPLDNIWITDGVLASAFERYCHVSRLTRRKSSSVPGPLENRRRLGKRKMTDLHMNTQPTLPPWAIDFPVDLSQWTWQPPTKRSSDETRDLRSQRSQRSQSVASWGLRWWTNSTVPKQVETDRAGIENPSKISFHDQLAKARAAVAASTSNAIGPAYYNFIGGLQNDLNMGLLDPADVDMAVSTFPPSLIDTGVAGEVIDAAIEMFLSAVVNGIASSEVLGPSGFDASLWNLVLNRISQLPASDATTLLFQTTLDTMPPQYVNDAHEGIIAAVQRLAASHSTERGRAADIGAALRRLSPIGHGVLLEEIESAVYQGLAVFEEETRQKLRFLWLQTLAHMPLVDTDYLLDACVRSAYFDREVSSLIGRDLSRLLIQQWASRGYLHGLTSIEAAWDHDSSNHAEWSLALLSIHICDLVPAGNRDKNHVGLLMSLFKSLRRLGREDELMASVRSYYEAMETLPILPFKHLAMASCDHGTALEIFFLLDSNTAKLDACLGSIWDWTAWTHYVQAMIEDESIMPRDVWMVIDGSVGRSFKGPMGPSLLTRRTKLMEDMAVWFSQARHLTDAMAHRNVCLCVGWLCGNGIALSNKVLVAIMSVVTRELKRGEFGRTRRLAWFLNLIERYQGPEERRVVTQVLQRWRTANNELYLKAQQQANQRALE; from the coding sequence ATGCCGCCGTCACGACCTACCGCACGTTGCTGCCGAGCAGTCCAGCAACAGATTCGGACGCCTTTGGACAACATTTGGATCACGGACGGCGTGTTGGCGAGCGCATTCGAGCGCTACTGCCATGTATCACGGCTCACGCGGCGTAAGTCGAGCTCTGTGCCCGGCCCACTGGAGAACAGGAGGCGGCTGGGcaagaggaagatgacggaTTTGCACATGAATACCCAACCGACATTGCCCCCCTGGGCCATTGACTTCCCGGTCGATCTGAGCCAGTGGACATGGCAGCCACCAACAAAACGGTCATCGGATGAGACAAGGGATCTGCGGAGCCAGCGAAGCCAGCGAAGCCAATCTGTTGCGTCGTGGGGCTTGAGATGGTGGACGAACAGTACCGTGCCAAAACAGGTGGAAACCGATCGAGCTGGAATCGAGAACCCATCTAAGATCAGCTTCCACGATCAGCTCGCCAAAGCCCGAGCTGCCGTTGCGGCTTCCACCTCGAACGCGATCGGCCCGGCATACTACAACTTTATCGGGGGCCTGCAGAACGATCTAAACATGGGTCTCCTGGATCCCGCGGACGTGGACATGGCTGTTTCAACCTTCCCGCCGTCTTTAATCGACACGGGTGTTGCTGGCGAAGTGATCGACGCAGCTATCGAGATGTTTCTTTCGGCCGTTGTCAACGGAATCGCATCCTCCGAGGTTTTGGGCCCGTCGGGGTTCGATGCGAGCCTCTGGAACCTTGTGCTGAATCGGATCTCTCAGCTGCCGGCCAGTGACGCGACGACTCTTCTGTTTCAGACTACTCTCGATACAATGCCTCCCCAGTACGTCAACGATGCCCACGAGGGCATCATTGCGGCAGTGCAGAGGCTAGCTGCGTCTCACTCAACGGAGCGAGGGCGGGCCGCGGACATTGGCGCAGCGCTCCGCCGCCTGTCGCCTATCGGCCACGGCGTGCTGCTCGAGGAGATTGAGAGTGCCGTATACCAAGGTTTGGCGGTCTTTGAGGAGGAAACCCGCCAAAAGCTTCGCTTTCTTTGGTTGCAGACCTTAGCACACATGCCGTTGGTTGATACCGACTACCTTTTAGACGCATGCGTCAGGTCCGCCTACTTTGACCGGGAAGTGTCAAGCCTCATCGGCCGAGATCTCAGCCGACTTCTCATTCAACAATGGGCTAGTCGCGGATACCTGCACGGCCTCACATCTATCGAGGCGGCGTGGGATCACGATTCTTCCAACCATGCTGAATGGAGTCTTGCTTTGCTCAGCATCCACATTTGCGATTTGGTGCCCGCGGGGAATAGGGACAAGAACCATGTGGGGCTCTTGATGAGCTTATTCAAGTCGTTGAGACGGCTCGGTCGCGAGGATGAGCTCATGGCTTCGGTACGAAGCTACTACGAGGCCATGGAAACGCTACCGATTCTGCCTTTCAAGCACCTGGCCATGGCTAGTTGCGACCACGGCACGGCGCTCGAGATATTCTTCCTTCTCGATAGCAACACGGCCAAGTTGGACGCATGCCTCGGGTCAATCTGGGATTGGACAGCTTGGACGCACTACGTCCAAGCCATGATTGAAGACGAGTCTATCATGCCTCGCGATGTCTGGATGGTGATCGATGGCAGCGTGGGGAGGAGTTTCAAGGGACCGATGGGGCCATCGCTgctgacgaggaggacgaagtTGATGGAGGACATGGCAGTTTGGTTCTCGCAGGCGCGTCACTTGACAGACGCCATGGCCCACCGGAATGTGTGCCTATGCGTCGGCTGGCTCTGCGGGAACGGGATCGCGCTTTCGAACAAGGTTCTCGTGGCAATCATGTCTGTGGTCACTCGGGAGTTGAAGAGGGGCGAGTTCGGACGGACCCGTCGTCTAGCCTGGTTCTTGAACCTTATAGAGCGATACCAGGGACCCGAAGAGCGACGGGTCGTCACCCAAGTGCTGCAGCGGTGGAGAACGGCCAACAATGAGCTGTACCTGAAGGCGCAGCAGCAAGCCAACCAGCGGGCTCTAGAGTGA